The following are encoded in a window of Diorhabda sublineata isolate icDioSubl1.1 chromosome 5, icDioSubl1.1, whole genome shotgun sequence genomic DNA:
- the LOC130444560 gene encoding uncharacterized protein LOC130444560 isoform X2, which translates to MNSEFPTLQNSSLYQRTSSGNPWKLPLKVIKLFLLCILIPCFLIGMPLYLRFRVYNHQLYPLAMSDMRLIDNKVSTTWCQRQKVSVNATFNAFLLSNTPEMSEHKKPMSMIRELDLEDDTKEYWGFYLLKGTSVTVSTCVRWPGASLIMIRGHKHLHECAYIGDNSSEELEEQMEAIREHAIVESDEKKADQPANIPEAMKRHRPEVEFHTTYHQNKSLALEKSVENIEITDMKDMRKILLALQERTEVYKSKTSPNHVHRNSTVAQGETYNFKFNKPKNVTSSEEAMNDILSKLTRMGEKGQQVLDRVNSKYNKQNKSNVFQIKSRHYSKPIVNFSDDIDRSRKRRKRELIISQALANNEDDRDNDFGMEEEEFHPDGIADHRGSFNETSLNDMSNSEFWSSFSSSEEALLNCAGLILNLPLLPHRKCVRDTVDEESSRDNTITYKVPVNGYYFFVFNSENEVQTNYVRVKFDIEKTVYNVSNSVSKCINVSESCSLDLTFFSHQKLVLELPLQNNETLWNEEFVVLSECEPRGAIYAIFVILVPIIFIFFAFS; encoded by the exons CTATTTACGTTTCCGCGTTTATAATCACCAGTTGTATCCTTTAGCTATGTCGGATATGAGACTGATTGATAATAAAGTTTCTACAACTTGGTGTCAA CGTCAAAAAGTCAGCGTTAATGCAACTTTCAACGCGTTTTTGTTGTCAAATACACCCGAGATGTCTGAACACAAAAAACCGATGTCGATGATTAGAGAATTGGATCTAGAAGACGACACGAAAGAATATTGGGGATTTTATTTACTAAAAGGAACATCTGTGACTGTCTCGACATGCGTAAG ATGGCCAGGCGCTTCTCTAATAATGATTAGAGGACACAAACACCTCCACGAATGCGCTTACATCGGTGATAATTCCTCAGAAGAGCTCGAAGAACAAATGGAAGCAATCCGTGAACACGCCATCGTTGAATCGGATGAAAAAAAAGCCGATCAACCGGCGAACATACCTGAAGCGATGAAAAGGCACAGGCCAGAAGTGGAATTCCACACTACCTATCATCAAAACAAAAGTCTAGCTTTGGAAAAAAGCGtcgaaaacattgaaattacCGATATGAAGGATATGAGGAAGATCCTATTAG CATTACAAGAAAGAACGGAAGTGTATAAGAGTAAAACATCTCCAAACCATGTCCACAGAAACTCGACCGTCGCCCAAGGTGAAACgtacaatttcaaatttaataaaccaAAAAACGTAACGTCTTCTGAGGAAGCAATGAACGACATTTTATCTAAATTGACGAGAATGGGGGAAAAGGGTCAACAAGTTTTAGATCGGGTGAATTCGAAatacaacaaacaaaataaaagtaacgtATTCCAAATAAAATCGAGACATTATTCGAAACCGATAGTGAATTTCAGCGACGATATAGATAGGTCAAGGAAGAGAAGAAAACGGgaattaataatttcacaagCTCTCGCTAATAATGAAGACGATAGAGATAATGATTTTGGCATGGAGGAGGAG gaatTTCATCCTGACGGAATTGCTGATCACAGAGGAAGCTTCAATGAAACATCTCTCAACGATATGAGTAATAGTGAATTTTGGTCTTCGTTTTCGAGTTCCGAGGAAGCTTTACTGAATTGCGCAGGTCTGATATTGAATTTACCTCTATTACCGCATAGAAAATGTGTACGTGATACCGTAGACGAAGAAAGCTCTAGAGACAACACTATTACCTATAA AGTGCCCGTCAACGGTTATTACTTTTTCGTTTTCAACAGCGAAAACGAAGTACAAACAAATTACGTGAGAGTTAAATTCGACATTGAAAAAACCGTCTACAACGTATCGAATTCAGTATCGAAATGTATTAACGTGTCGGAGAGCTGTTCCTTggacttgacatttttttcgCATCAAAAATTGGTACTCGAATTACCTTTGCAGAATAATGAAACGCTTTGGAACGAGGAGTTCGTAGTACTTTCCGAATGCGAGCCCCGTGGCGCCATCTACGCCATTTTTGTGATACTAGTAcctattatatttatatttttcgcgttttcttaa
- the LOC130444560 gene encoding uncharacterized protein LOC130444560 isoform X3 has protein sequence MPLYLRFRVYNHQLYPLAMSDMRLIDNKVSTTWCQRQKVSVNATFNAFLLSNTPEMSEHKKPMSMIRELDLEDDTKEYWGFYLLKGTSVTVSTCVRWPGASLIMIRGHKHLHECAYIGDNSSEELEEQMEAIREHAIVESDEKKADQPANIPEAMKRHRPEVEFHTTYHQNKSLALEKSVENIEITDMKDMRKILLALQERTEVYKSKTSPNHVHRNSTVAQGETYNFKFNKPKNVTSSEEAMNDILSKLTRMGEKGQQVLDRVNSKYNKQNKSNVFQIKSRHYSKPIVNFSDDIDRSRKRRKRELIISQALANNEDDRDNDFGMEEEEFHPDGIADHRGSFNETSLNDMSNSEFWSSFSSSEEALLNCAGLILNLPLLPHRKCVRDTVDEESSRDNTITYKVPVNGYYFFVFNSENEVQTNYVRVKFDIEKTVYNVSNSVSKCINVSESCSLDLTFFSHQKLVLELPLQNNETLWNEEFVVLSECEPRGAIYAIFVILVPIIFIFFAFS, from the exons CTATTTACGTTTCCGCGTTTATAATCACCAGTTGTATCCTTTAGCTATGTCGGATATGAGACTGATTGATAATAAAGTTTCTACAACTTGGTGTCAA CGTCAAAAAGTCAGCGTTAATGCAACTTTCAACGCGTTTTTGTTGTCAAATACACCCGAGATGTCTGAACACAAAAAACCGATGTCGATGATTAGAGAATTGGATCTAGAAGACGACACGAAAGAATATTGGGGATTTTATTTACTAAAAGGAACATCTGTGACTGTCTCGACATGCGTAAG ATGGCCAGGCGCTTCTCTAATAATGATTAGAGGACACAAACACCTCCACGAATGCGCTTACATCGGTGATAATTCCTCAGAAGAGCTCGAAGAACAAATGGAAGCAATCCGTGAACACGCCATCGTTGAATCGGATGAAAAAAAAGCCGATCAACCGGCGAACATACCTGAAGCGATGAAAAGGCACAGGCCAGAAGTGGAATTCCACACTACCTATCATCAAAACAAAAGTCTAGCTTTGGAAAAAAGCGtcgaaaacattgaaattacCGATATGAAGGATATGAGGAAGATCCTATTAG CATTACAAGAAAGAACGGAAGTGTATAAGAGTAAAACATCTCCAAACCATGTCCACAGAAACTCGACCGTCGCCCAAGGTGAAACgtacaatttcaaatttaataaaccaAAAAACGTAACGTCTTCTGAGGAAGCAATGAACGACATTTTATCTAAATTGACGAGAATGGGGGAAAAGGGTCAACAAGTTTTAGATCGGGTGAATTCGAAatacaacaaacaaaataaaagtaacgtATTCCAAATAAAATCGAGACATTATTCGAAACCGATAGTGAATTTCAGCGACGATATAGATAGGTCAAGGAAGAGAAGAAAACGGgaattaataatttcacaagCTCTCGCTAATAATGAAGACGATAGAGATAATGATTTTGGCATGGAGGAGGAG gaatTTCATCCTGACGGAATTGCTGATCACAGAGGAAGCTTCAATGAAACATCTCTCAACGATATGAGTAATAGTGAATTTTGGTCTTCGTTTTCGAGTTCCGAGGAAGCTTTACTGAATTGCGCAGGTCTGATATTGAATTTACCTCTATTACCGCATAGAAAATGTGTACGTGATACCGTAGACGAAGAAAGCTCTAGAGACAACACTATTACCTATAA AGTGCCCGTCAACGGTTATTACTTTTTCGTTTTCAACAGCGAAAACGAAGTACAAACAAATTACGTGAGAGTTAAATTCGACATTGAAAAAACCGTCTACAACGTATCGAATTCAGTATCGAAATGTATTAACGTGTCGGAGAGCTGTTCCTTggacttgacatttttttcgCATCAAAAATTGGTACTCGAATTACCTTTGCAGAATAATGAAACGCTTTGGAACGAGGAGTTCGTAGTACTTTCCGAATGCGAGCCCCGTGGCGCCATCTACGCCATTTTTGTGATACTAGTAcctattatatttatatttttcgcgttttcttaa
- the LOC130444560 gene encoding uncharacterized protein LOC130444560 isoform X4 translates to MSEHKKPMSMIRELDLEDDTKEYWGFYLLKGTSVTVSTCVRWPGASLIMIRGHKHLHECAYIGDNSSEELEEQMEAIREHAIVESDEKKADQPANIPEAMKRHRPEVEFHTTYHQNKSLALEKSVENIEITDMKDMRKILLALQERTEVYKSKTSPNHVHRNSTVAQGETYNFKFNKPKNVTSSEEAMNDILSKLTRMGEKGQQVLDRVNSKYNKQNKSNVFQIKSRHYSKPIVNFSDDIDRSRKRRKRELIISQALANNEDDRDNDFGMEEEEFHPDGIADHRGSFNETSLNDMSNSEFWSSFSSSEEALLNCAGLILNLPLLPHRKCVRDTVDEESSRDNTITYKVPVNGYYFFVFNSENEVQTNYVRVKFDIEKTVYNVSNSVSKCINVSESCSLDLTFFSHQKLVLELPLQNNETLWNEEFVVLSECEPRGAIYAIFVILVPIIFIFFAFS, encoded by the exons ATGTCTGAACACAAAAAACCGATGTCGATGATTAGAGAATTGGATCTAGAAGACGACACGAAAGAATATTGGGGATTTTATTTACTAAAAGGAACATCTGTGACTGTCTCGACATGCGTAAG ATGGCCAGGCGCTTCTCTAATAATGATTAGAGGACACAAACACCTCCACGAATGCGCTTACATCGGTGATAATTCCTCAGAAGAGCTCGAAGAACAAATGGAAGCAATCCGTGAACACGCCATCGTTGAATCGGATGAAAAAAAAGCCGATCAACCGGCGAACATACCTGAAGCGATGAAAAGGCACAGGCCAGAAGTGGAATTCCACACTACCTATCATCAAAACAAAAGTCTAGCTTTGGAAAAAAGCGtcgaaaacattgaaattacCGATATGAAGGATATGAGGAAGATCCTATTAG CATTACAAGAAAGAACGGAAGTGTATAAGAGTAAAACATCTCCAAACCATGTCCACAGAAACTCGACCGTCGCCCAAGGTGAAACgtacaatttcaaatttaataaaccaAAAAACGTAACGTCTTCTGAGGAAGCAATGAACGACATTTTATCTAAATTGACGAGAATGGGGGAAAAGGGTCAACAAGTTTTAGATCGGGTGAATTCGAAatacaacaaacaaaataaaagtaacgtATTCCAAATAAAATCGAGACATTATTCGAAACCGATAGTGAATTTCAGCGACGATATAGATAGGTCAAGGAAGAGAAGAAAACGGgaattaataatttcacaagCTCTCGCTAATAATGAAGACGATAGAGATAATGATTTTGGCATGGAGGAGGAG gaatTTCATCCTGACGGAATTGCTGATCACAGAGGAAGCTTCAATGAAACATCTCTCAACGATATGAGTAATAGTGAATTTTGGTCTTCGTTTTCGAGTTCCGAGGAAGCTTTACTGAATTGCGCAGGTCTGATATTGAATTTACCTCTATTACCGCATAGAAAATGTGTACGTGATACCGTAGACGAAGAAAGCTCTAGAGACAACACTATTACCTATAA AGTGCCCGTCAACGGTTATTACTTTTTCGTTTTCAACAGCGAAAACGAAGTACAAACAAATTACGTGAGAGTTAAATTCGACATTGAAAAAACCGTCTACAACGTATCGAATTCAGTATCGAAATGTATTAACGTGTCGGAGAGCTGTTCCTTggacttgacatttttttcgCATCAAAAATTGGTACTCGAATTACCTTTGCAGAATAATGAAACGCTTTGGAACGAGGAGTTCGTAGTACTTTCCGAATGCGAGCCCCGTGGCGCCATCTACGCCATTTTTGTGATACTAGTAcctattatatttatatttttcgcgttttcttaa